TGCAGCCCTTTTGTCAGAACTGAGCGTTCCGGATAAGGGTGAGAGACGATAACGAGCGTTTTAATGTCGGTCTTTTCACGGCTATGAGCATGACTAGCGGGCATGAGGAAGATAAAGGCAAACAAAAACAATGCTGCTGCTCTGCGCTGAAGTAACACCATCATAAACCTCCTTTGTCTTAACAGGACTGTAAAACGCTATGGTGTAACAGGAGCCAGTTCTGGCAATCCTTCTACGATATAGGTTCGCGAATTGCCGGCACGGTGTCGGATAGGAATGATCTTCTGGTATGCGGCCGAGCTATACCAGTCCTGGGCATTTTTGAGACTCTCAAACTTGATTACAACCAGTCTGCCCTGTGCTCCAAACCCTTCTTTAACATCGGGTTCACCTCCTCTGACGATGAAGCGTCCACCAAAAGGTCTGAAGGTAGATTCAACCTGAGCGCTGTACGGTTTGATAGCGTCAAGATCGGTCGCCTGAAACTCTGCGATGTAATAAGCAGGCGTTGCTGCCAGGGCTGACGCGAGCCCGGAGAGGGTGAAAAGAGTGGCTACCACTGTTTTAAAAATCATCCTTCCTCCTCATAAGCTTTCATGAAAGTGAATAAGGGCTACCGCGTCCAGACCTGCCTGGCGTCTTTCGTTTGCGGCGTGTTTTGCGCCATGATCCCCGTCAGAACGTGCGGCTGGTAGGTTTCTTCCAGAAACCGGATTTCCTCCGGGCTCAGTTGAAGATTTACGGCGTTTACCGCGCCATCGACGTGATCTTTTTTTGTGGCCCCTACGACAGGTGACGTGACTTTTGTCAGCAGCCAGGCGAGTGAGATTTCCGTCATGGACACCTGATGCCGTTCGGCAAGTTCGGCGACACGCTCAATAATGAGCCGATCCTGTTCAGCCGTGCTGTCATATTTCCCGCGCGCATAATCATCCTCCGTGGCTCGCCGCGTGTGGCCTTCTTTCCGGGAGAGACGACCGCTGGCCAGCGCGCTATAGGGGGTCATGGCGATATCATCTTCAGCGCACAGACCGAAGAGCTCTCGTTCATCTTCACGCATAATCAGGTTGTAGTGGCTTTGCACGGAAACAAAGGGCGTCAGCCCTTCGCGTTCGGCAAGGGCGTTCGCTTTCGCAAGCTGCCAGGCATAGCAATTGGAAATACCAATAGCGCGCACTTTGCCCGCAGTAACGGCGGCATGAAGCGCTTCAAGCACCTCAATAACGGGCGTGTTGTAATCCCAGATGTGGTAGATGTAGAGGTCGATGTAGTCCATCCCCAGATTTTGCAGGCTCTGGTCGAGCGATCGGGCTATTGCCTCTTTTCCGCCGATCCCCGCGGCAATTTGCGCGGCGGTTCGCGGCAGAAACTTGGTGGCCAGCACCACATCCTCGCGTTTTGCCATCTCCCGCAGCGCCCGGCCAACGTATCGCTCACTGGAACCGTTCTGATAGGCGATGGCGGTATCGTAAAAATTGATACCCTTTTCGAGACCGTAGCGGATGATGTCCCGGCTTGCTGTTTCGTCCAGCGTCCAGCGATGCTGGCCCGTTAACGGGTCGCCAAACCCCATACATCCCATACAGATGCGGGAGACCAGTAAGTCACTTTTACCGAGCCGGGTATACTGCATCGTTATTCTCCCTCTGGATTATTCACGACGGAATTAAGC
This region of Enterobacter cloacae complex sp. R_G8 genomic DNA includes:
- a CDS encoding DUF1330 domain-containing protein, whose product is MIFKTVVATLFTLSGLASALAATPAYYIAEFQATDLDAIKPYSAQVESTFRPFGGRFIVRGGEPDVKEGFGAQGRLVVIKFESLKNAQDWYSSAAYQKIIPIRHRAGNSRTYIVEGLPELAPVTP
- a CDS encoding aldo/keto reductase produces the protein MQYTRLGKSDLLVSRICMGCMGFGDPLTGQHRWTLDETASRDIIRYGLEKGINFYDTAIAYQNGSSERYVGRALREMAKREDVVLATKFLPRTAAQIAAGIGGKEAIARSLDQSLQNLGMDYIDLYIYHIWDYNTPVIEVLEALHAAVTAGKVRAIGISNCYAWQLAKANALAEREGLTPFVSVQSHYNLIMREDERELFGLCAEDDIAMTPYSALASGRLSRKEGHTRRATEDDYARGKYDSTAEQDRLIIERVAELAERHQVSMTEISLAWLLTKVTSPVVGATKKDHVDGAVNAVNLQLSPEEIRFLEETYQPHVLTGIMAQNTPQTKDARQVWTR